TTATCTTAACTTAATTGAAGAAAGACCTCAAATCATTCAACGAGTTCCACAACATTATATTGCTTCTTATTTAGGAATTACCACAGTTCATTTAAGCCGAATAAAAAGCAAATTAGTGCACAAAAAATAACGAGATTTTAAACCATATAAGTTATATAAGAAATTATAAGTCAAGCTTAAATGGACTTATATAACTTAAATGGTTTATAATTTCATTTGATAACAAATGTTATCGTCTGCCCATAAATGTCTACCGAACTTTGCATCATAAAATTTAATAATTATGAAAGCAGCAGTAGTTTATACAAAAGGCGAAATGCCAAAATATGCAGATTTTGCAGAACCGATTCCGCAAAACGAAAATCAGGTTTTAATTTCAGTAAAAGCCGTAGCGATTACAAATCTCGATAAAGGAAAAGCCAGCGGTAAACATTATTCGTCAGAAAATCACAATCAAAATGGTTTTGTAATTGGAAGTGACGGCGTTGGTTTACTCGAAAACGGAACGAGAGTTTATGCTCGAGGAATTAGCGGTACAATTGCCGAAAAAGCAATTATCGATAAGAACATTTTAGTACCATTACCTGACGGAATTAGTGATGGAGTTGCGGCTTCATTGCCCAATGCGGTTGCAGGATCTGCAATGGCGTTAAAATTTAGAGCCGGAATAAAAGAAGGTGAAACTGTTTTAATTAATGGCGCAACTGGTTTTACAGGACAAATGGCGATTCAGCTTGCCAGACATTACGGCGCAAAGAGAATAATCGTAACCGGAAGAAACGAAAAAACTCTTCAAAGTCTATTAGAATTAGGTGCTGACGAGATTATTTCGCTTAAGCAAAATGACGAAGAATTTATCAAACAACTTAAAGAAATTCACTCCACTACTCCAATCGATATTATTCTGGATTATTTGTGGGGACATCCTGCAGAATTGATTCTTAGTGCTTTAAAAGGAAATGGTTCCTTCACAAACAAAGTAAGATACGTGAATATTGGCGGAATGGCGGGCGATTCGATTCAGTTATCAGCAGGTATTTTGAGAAGCGTAGATTTGCAATTATCTGGTTCCGGTTTAGGAAGTTGGTCTAAAGCCGAAGTGAAATTACTATTCTCAGAAATACTTCCCGAAATGTTTCTTTTGGCAGCTCAAAACAAACTAAAAGTCAATATTCAAGAAGTTAAAATAGCTGATATCGAAGAAATGTGGGCAAAAGAAGCTCTTGATGGTCAACGATTGGTGGTTATTATTTAGGTTTCAGATAAGATCTTTGTCAAAGTTTTAAACTTTGACAAAGATTTACGAGTATTAGAATCAGTCCAATCTTTGTCATTTCGACGGAGGAGAAATCACACGCGAAACTCGATAAAGATTGGCGACTTTCTATACGGAGTTTCTAGTGTGATTTCTCGTTCCTCGAAATGACAAGATTGCGGTTAATTTTACTACTTCTGTTCCATTAGTTTTTTTGGCGCAAAACCAAATAACTTTTTAAAGGCAAACGAAAAATGAGATAAATCTTCAAAACCTAGATCAAGATAAATATCAGAAGGCTTTTTGTCTTTTTTCTCAATTAGAAAATAAGCTTCTTCCAATCGTTTTTGTGTTAGCCAATGACTTGGTGTTGTATTGAATATTTTAACAAAATCCCTTTTAAAAGAAGATAAACTTCTGCCGGTTAAATACGCAAAACGTTCCAGACTCACATTGAATTTGTAATTGTGGAGCATGAATTTCTCCAGATTAATTTTCTCAGGAACATTAAAATCAAAGAAAATCGTTGCCAGTTCAGGTTTTAACTTTAGCAGAATAAAAACTAATTCTTCTCTTTTTATATCCGAAAATGTATCATCGATATCGCCTGTTTGATTATAATAAGGCGACAAGGACTGAATGAAATTCGGAATTAAATCATTTTTTTCGAATGTTAAAAAAGCTTCAGTTGGTTTAGAACTTGAAACTGATATTTGATGTCTGTCTTTGATCTTTTTTAGAAATTGTTCATCGAGAATTATAACTACTTTTTCGAACTCTTCATTCTCTTTTTCTTTGTTATATCTGGCGAGATAGTTTTTACGCACAATGCAATAATCTCCTGATTTTAGGGTATAATTTTTATTGCCGTCGTAACCATGAACAGTGCCTTTTGCGAGATACAAAAAGAAATGCTCTGCGATAAATTGCTCAGGCGAAATCTCAGGTCCGATATAACATGATTTTATTTCTGTAATTTTCATTATTCCCAATTAAATTAATTGACATTTTCCCACCAACGCTTAAATGGTTGCTGATTATTGTTCAAATCTACTTCCTGACCAATCATTGGTGTAACTAATCGATACGGTTTATTTAGAGACAATTGCGTAATTTTTTTCAAAGGTTCGTCCCAAGCATGTTTTCCTAAAGTAAATTTTGAATTATGCACCGGAATCATATTCTTTGCACCTAAATCAACGGCTGCTTGTGCAACTTCTTCGGGTAAATTATGAACAGATTGCCATGCTTTATCATATTGACCACATTCTAAAATCGCCCAATCAATTGGTCCAAATTTCTCACCAATTTTTTTAAATCGGTCATCAAAACCTCCGTCTCCGCTAATGTAAATTTTTAAGCTTGGAGTTTGGATTAAATAAGACATCCACAAGGTTTTACCGCGCACAAATCCCCTACCCGATTCATGATGAGATGATTCTGTAAAAATAGTAAAGTTATGATCTAATTCGATTTTTTTATTCCAGTCTTTCTCGATTATTTGCTCCGGTTTATAACTCCAACGTTCAAAATGTGCTCCTACTCCAAGTCCGCAAACAACGTGTTTTACTTTGTCTTTCAAGCCAATAATAGTTTCATAATCTAAATGATCATAATGATCGTGAGAAATGAATAAATAATCAATTTCAGGCATATCGGCAACGGTATAAATATCGCTTCCTTTGTAGGCGCTTACTCCCCAAGGCAATGGCGATGCTTTGCCGCTAAAAACGGGATCAATCAGGATTTTTTTGCCTTCAAGCTGCATAAAAACCGACGAATGTCCAAACCAAACCAGTGCGTTTGAATTAAGCGGAATGTTTTTTAAATCTGTTCTTACAGATGGCAAAGAATCTTTCGGTTCTCTTCTTGGGTATTCTTTAAAAACGACACTATACATTTCTCCCAACATTGTATATCCTTCTGATAAGGTTGGTCTTTCGACTAAATTATTAAATCTGTCATTTTTAAAATGAGCCGATTTTTCGATTTCGACAAGTCGTTTTCCTGATGGGTTTTCGCCAAATTGTGACAGTTGCAAGTACAAATATGTAATCGTTGCAAGGAGAAATATAATAATAAAAAAAGTGATCATAATTTTCTTAAATCTTTGTATGGATTTTTTCATTTAGAGTTATTTTGCGGCGATTTTTATATCATCGATTTCGAGTATATTTTTCGAATATCCACGAACTACGCAGTTTATCATTGCTTGTCCCACTTGTTTTAAGGTTAATGATTTTGTGGGAAGTAAAATCGGAAACAAGAAAATCAGCGGTTTAAAAAAGGCCTTTACATTTTTTTGTCCTTTGAATGGTTTCATAAAACCTGGTCTAAAATTGTAGGCTTTTTTAAAAGGCAATTTCAGTAAATCATTTTCGGTTTTTCCTTTTACTCTCGCCCACATTACTCTGCCTTTTTCTGAACTGTCCGTATGACTTCCGGAAACGTAAGTAAAAACCATATTTGGGTTTAAAGACGCTAGTTTACTCGCAAAACTTATTGTTGTATCATAAGTTATTTGTGTAAATTTTGCTTCGTCCATACCAACAGAACTTATTCCGGCACAATAAAAACAAGCGTCATAACCTGTAAGTTGGGCTTCAAAAACGCTTAAATCCATGAAATTTGGAACAATTAACTCCGTCAATTTTGGGTGTTTTACAGGCGATGGTTTTCTGTTTACCATTAAAACTTTTTTTACTGCGTCGTTTTCAAGGCATTCAAACAAAACGCCTTCACCAACCATTCCTGTTGCACCAGTTATAATAACTTTCATATCTTTTTTAAATTAAATTTTTACTCCTCCAAATTGAAATAAACTTTCGGCAGAAGCCAATAATGCTTCCTCGCTGGTTCTGGGTTTCCAGTTCAAAGTTGTTTTTGCTTTAAGATTACTTGCATTTTTTATTCTGTTCAATTGAGGGACAATATTTTTGGCTTTATCATTAAATAAAGCAATAATACGAACGGCCCAATTGGGTAAAATTGTTGTAGAAACCTTGCTGGCTTTATTTCCTAGTTTATTCTTTAAAAGCTGAGCGATTTCAGGCAATGAGATTATTTCTCCTGCAAATGCCAGAAAGCGTTCACCGTTTGCAGCGGGATTTATCATAGCGCGCAAATGTAAATCGGCGACATCGCGAACGTCTACAATCCCAAAAGAAACTTTAGGAATCGCTTTCATTGTTCCGTCAAGCATTTGTTTTAAAACTTCAAAACCACTCGAAATATCCGGTCCTAAAGATGGTCCAAAAATCCCCATTGGATTAATTACAGAAAGTTCTAACCCTTTTCCTTCGTTTGCGATATAATTCCAGGCTGCTTTTTCTGCCAGAGTTTTTGATTTTAAATACGCCGAAAGCGTTTTGTCAGTTGGGTCTGTCCAGGATTCTTCGGTAATTAAGGTTTTGGGATCATTGTGGCTGTAGCCAACGGCAGCAAATGATGAAGTTAATACAACTCTTTTTACGCCGGCTTCTTTTGCTGCTTTCAAAACTCTTAAAGTTCCTTCAACAGCGGGTAAAATCACATCATTTTCGTCTTTTGGAACTTCCAGCGAGATTGGTGTTGCAACGTGCAAAACGTAATCACAATTTTTTACGGCTTCATTCCAATTATCGTCTTTTGAAAGGTTTGCTTCTATAAAAGATAAATTTTCGAAGGAAGAAATACCGCCAAATCGCAGCATATCCTTCACTTCTTCTTGTCTGTTCATAGAACGAAGTGTTGTTTTTACAGTATAACCTTGTTCGAGCAATTGCAAAATACAATGTATGCCCACGAAACCTGAGCCGCCTGTAACCAGAACTGTTTTATCTTTATTTGAATTTGTCATTTTAATACGAATTAATAATGCAAATTTCATTATAAAATCAATTGTAAACTTTGTTTAAAAGTCCAAACTTGTTTTGTTCAGAAGTTCAAAAAAAGAATGTCTAATAATTCAATTCTATAATGTAACTGTGCTTTTATGGCACACGGATGAAACTGATTCGCTATCGCGAAAACGCAGATTTACACGGATTTTGCTCGCATTTTTGTCATTTCGACGGAGGAGAAATCTTCACGAGAAGCTCCACAATGATTAGATTTTCGTTACAGAGTTACTTGCGGAGATTTACTTTGTTCGTTCGCTATCGCTCGGGTCTCGTTCTTCGAAATGACAAAAAAATGTAAAAAAAAAGACTGCCCTTTTTGGGACAGTCTCTTTTTGAATTTATTCTTTAGAAAGCATTAACTCTTTCATGTATTTTACTGGAGCACTTCCAAAACTCAGGAATTTTTCATGAAATTTTTTCAGATTAAATTTATCTCCTTCTTCTTTTTTAAGTTCTTCTCTCAGGTTGTAAATTTCGGTATATCCTGTAAAGTAAGAACATAATTGCACTTGAGATAAAGTGACGCGTTTCCATTTTCCATCGGCTTCGGCTTGTTGCTGAAAAGCTTCTTTGGTCAATAATTTCAATGCATCTTCTTTAGACATATTTTTTGTGTGAACGCTTATGTCAAGAATCGTATTGCAAGTTGCTCTTAAATTCCATTTATAGTACATCAACCACATTTCATCAGAATTTTTATAACCACTTTCAAGCATCATTTTCTCAGCATAAACTGCCCAACCTTCAATCATAGCGCCATTTCCTAAGATAGATTTTATAATACTTGGCGATTGATTGCTGTAAACCAATTGCGCGTAATGTCCAGGAATTGCTTCGTGAATATTAAGTATCTGAAGGATATAATTGTTGTATTCTCGTAAATAACTTTCAGCATTTTCCGGAGTCCAGCCAGACATACTTCCTACATTGTAATAGGTGTTTGCGTTTTTGTCGTAAGGTCCGGGCGAAGAAATTGAAGCGCCGGCAACTCCAGCCATATAGGCCGGTTCTTTGCGCACCACAAGAGGTTTTGACGGATCGATGTACAATAAATCTTTAGCTTTTACATAAGCCGCCAATTCCGGAATTTGTTTCTCAATCTCAGATTGAAATTTCTCAGGAGTTGTATGCTGTAACGAGATTTTGTTGATTACTTGCTGAATTAACTCCAATTTATCAGTAGGTTTTGCTTCGTTTCCTTTGTATTTTGTCCAAAGTTTATCAGCCAGAACGAACATTTTATCATGTAAATCTTTTTTGTGATCTACAGCAATTTTAAAAATTTCATCAGAAGAATATCCGGATTGAATATCATAGTTAAATTTCTTAGCATATAAAGCTGTTCCTAATCTAAAAGAACGAGGTGTTTTATTTGGTAGGTTTTTTAACCAATTTGCATAATCAGTAATTGCTTTTACAGAAACTTGAGCTTTTGCAAGCATTTCTTTTTTCTCAGTATCAGTTAATTTACTTTTATCTAATGCCGTTTTTAGTTCATCCTGAAATACCGTTGATCCTCCAAGATTTTGATTTATAGCAAGTTCTGTATGTTCAACAGTTGGATTTTTGATATTCTTTTTGGCAGCTTCATAATAAGCTGGAATATTATTCATTTTTGCGTTAAAAGCGCGTAAACGAATTTCTGGAGTGTCGTAACTACCATTTAGAATTTCGGCAAAAGCACCACAAACATTGTAGCTGGAAGGATCCCATTCGCCTGATTTCAATTCATTAATATCGAAAATAACAGTTTCGAGTTCATTTTTAATCAAATGAAAATCAGTTTTGTTATTATCCGATAATTCATCAATATTGAACTTTTTTAAAGAATCTAATTGCGCATTGACAAAATTAAGGTCTATCTTTTTTTGATTGTCATTTGGTACAATCAAAACACTATCTAGTTTGTGATAACCAACACTTGAAGCCCAATTTGGACTAATTTTCCATAAAGCGGTTACATATCCATCTTTATAAGTGTCAAATTTTTGATCTAAAGCTTTGTCTTCATTAGACTTAGTACTTTTATTACAAGAAAAAAGTAAAGTCATTGCGAAAAAAGAAACGAAAAGTTTTTTCATAAATTATTTTTTTATTGTTTAAAGATAAAAAAAATGTTGTTTATGCAAAACTATTTACTATTTGCGTCTAATATTTTAATAAATCTAACAAAACATTCTCAAAACGATCTTTTGGCAAAAACTGATCTTCCAACGCTTTAGTAAATGGAATTGGCGAATCTAAACTGGCAACTCTTTTTACCGGAGCGTCAAGATATTCGAAACATTCTTCCATAATTAGTGCCGAAATATCGCTTGCAATTCCGCCAAACAAAGTGTCTTCCTGGTAAATAATGACTTTTCCTGTTTTTCTGACCGAAGCAAAAATAGTTTCAGTATCTAAAGGCTGTAAAGTTCTTAAATCTATTAAATCAGCTTCAATTTCGGGATATTTTGCCAATGTTTCTAATGCCCAATGTACCGGAGCGCCAAAAGCAATAATGGTTATAGAACTTCCTTCTTTCAATAAAGCTGCTTTTCCTAACGGAATTGTGTAATAATCTGTTGGAACATCCTGATAAACGCTTCTGTATAATTGTTTATGTTCGAAAAACAAAACCGGATTTGGATCATTTATCGAAGTGTTTAGTAATCCTTTCGCATCATATGGAAACGCTGGATATACGACTTTTAACCCCGGAGTTTTGGTAAACCAGGCTTCATTTGTCTGTGAATGAAATGGCCCCGCCTGAGTTCCACCGCCACAAGGCATTCGAACGACAACATCGGCTTTTTCGCCCCAGCGATAATGTGATTTTGCCAATAAATTTACAATTGGATTAAATCCTGTAGAAACAAAATCGGCAAATTGCATTTCTACAATTGCCTTATATCCGTTGATTGATAAACCCATTCCGGCAGATATTACAGCGCTTTCGCAAATTGGAGTATTACGTACACGTTCTTTTCCAAACGTTTCAACAAAACCTTCCGTGATTTTAAAAGCACCACCATATTCAGCAATATCCTGACCCATAATAATCAGGTTTTCGTGGCGCTGCATAGATTGGTCTAAACTGTTTCTGATAGCGTCTATAAACCGAATATTCTTAGATTCTGAATCTGTATTAACTTCTTCATATTGAAAAGGTTCATACACATCGTTTAATTCTTCGCTATAAGTTGGAATAATTTCAGGTTCGGCATTTGCAATAGCCCAATTTTCTTCGATTTCATGTTTAATTTCTTCATGTAAAGCTGCATCGTATTCTTCGGTTAAGATACCTTCTTCCAGTAAAAACATTCTGTAATTATCGACAGGATCTTGTGTTGCCCATTTTCTTAATAATTCATCGGGAACATATTTTGTGCCACTCGCCTCTTCATGTCCGCGCATTCTAAAGGTTTTAAATTCCAATAAAACTGGATGCGGATCATTTTGCATATGTTCTTTGAGCTGCGTTATTTTGTGATAGACTTCAAGGATATTATTTCCGTCAATTATATAACTGTCGATTCCGTAACCAATGCCTTTATCGGCGAGATTTTCGCAGGAATATTGTTCGTTTGTTGGAGTCGAAAGCCCGTAACCATTGTTTTCGATGATAAACATTACAGGCAATTTCCAAACGGCAGCAATATTTAATGCTTCGTGAAAATCTCCTTCGCTTGTAGCGCCTTCACCGGTAAAAACGGCTGTAACTTTTTTATTATTCTGAAGTTTATCGGCAAGAGCGATTCCGTCTGCGATCCCTAATTGCGGACCTAAATGCGAAATCATTCCGATAATATTGTATTCCTGAGTTCCAAAATGAAAACTGCGATCTCTACCTTTTGTAAAACCATTTGCTTTTCCTTGCCATTGCGAGAATAATCGATGCAACGGAATGTTTCGGGTTGTAAAAACGCCTAAGTTTCGGTGCATTGGCAAGACATATTCATGGTCTTCTAATGCAGCGGTAATTCCCACAGCGATTGCCTCCTGCCCGATTCCGGAAAACCATTTTGAGACTTTTCCCTGCCGAATGAGAATTAGCATTTTTTCTTCGATCAAACGAGGTTTTAGAATTTTTTTATATAAGTCTAATAATTGAGTATCAGTAAGGTTCTGTTTATAAAAAATCATTTGATCGGCTGTTTAAGTATTTCAAATATAGAAAATTATAACAATTTTATTTCTTTTTGTTAGATATTTTTAATTTTATTCTAACTTTTAAAATTCAAATATAAAATATTCTCTACCTTTGTTATTGAAAGGTCTTAATTGACCTTT
This genomic window from Flavobacterium sp. 9 contains:
- a CDS encoding zinc-binding alcohol dehydrogenase family protein, which gives rise to MKAAVVYTKGEMPKYADFAEPIPQNENQVLISVKAVAITNLDKGKASGKHYSSENHNQNGFVIGSDGVGLLENGTRVYARGISGTIAEKAIIDKNILVPLPDGISDGVAASLPNAVAGSAMALKFRAGIKEGETVLINGATGFTGQMAIQLARHYGAKRIIVTGRNEKTLQSLLELGADEIISLKQNDEEFIKQLKEIHSTTPIDIILDYLWGHPAELILSALKGNGSFTNKVRYVNIGGMAGDSIQLSAGILRSVDLQLSGSGLGSWSKAEVKLLFSEILPEMFLLAAQNKLKVNIQEVKIADIEEMWAKEALDGQRLVVII
- a CDS encoding thiamine pyrophosphate-dependent enzyme: MIFYKQNLTDTQLLDLYKKILKPRLIEEKMLILIRQGKVSKWFSGIGQEAIAVGITAALEDHEYVLPMHRNLGVFTTRNIPLHRLFSQWQGKANGFTKGRDRSFHFGTQEYNIIGMISHLGPQLGIADGIALADKLQNNKKVTAVFTGEGATSEGDFHEALNIAAVWKLPVMFIIENNGYGLSTPTNEQYSCENLADKGIGYGIDSYIIDGNNILEVYHKITQLKEHMQNDPHPVLLEFKTFRMRGHEEASGTKYVPDELLRKWATQDPVDNYRMFLLEEGILTEEYDAALHEEIKHEIEENWAIANAEPEIIPTYSEELNDVYEPFQYEEVNTDSESKNIRFIDAIRNSLDQSMQRHENLIIMGQDIAEYGGAFKITEGFVETFGKERVRNTPICESAVISAGMGLSINGYKAIVEMQFADFVSTGFNPIVNLLAKSHYRWGEKADVVVRMPCGGGTQAGPFHSQTNEAWFTKTPGLKVVYPAFPYDAKGLLNTSINDPNPVLFFEHKQLYRSVYQDVPTDYYTIPLGKAALLKEGSSITIIAFGAPVHWALETLAKYPEIEADLIDLRTLQPLDTETIFASVRKTGKVIIYQEDTLFGGIASDISALIMEECFEYLDAPVKRVASLDSPIPFTKALEDQFLPKDRFENVLLDLLKY
- a CDS encoding DUF885 domain-containing protein; the protein is MKKLFVSFFAMTLLFSCNKSTKSNEDKALDQKFDTYKDGYVTALWKISPNWASSVGYHKLDSVLIVPNDNQKKIDLNFVNAQLDSLKKFNIDELSDNNKTDFHLIKNELETVIFDINELKSGEWDPSSYNVCGAFAEILNGSYDTPEIRLRAFNAKMNNIPAYYEAAKKNIKNPTVEHTELAINQNLGGSTVFQDELKTALDKSKLTDTEKKEMLAKAQVSVKAITDYANWLKNLPNKTPRSFRLGTALYAKKFNYDIQSGYSSDEIFKIAVDHKKDLHDKMFVLADKLWTKYKGNEAKPTDKLELIQQVINKISLQHTTPEKFQSEIEKQIPELAAYVKAKDLLYIDPSKPLVVRKEPAYMAGVAGASISSPGPYDKNANTYYNVGSMSGWTPENAESYLREYNNYILQILNIHEAIPGHYAQLVYSNQSPSIIKSILGNGAMIEGWAVYAEKMMLESGYKNSDEMWLMYYKWNLRATCNTILDISVHTKNMSKEDALKLLTKEAFQQQAEADGKWKRVTLSQVQLCSYFTGYTEIYNLREELKKEEGDKFNLKKFHEKFLSFGSAPVKYMKELMLSKE
- a CDS encoding AraC family transcriptional regulator, whose amino-acid sequence is MKITEIKSCYIGPEISPEQFIAEHFFLYLAKGTVHGYDGNKNYTLKSGDYCIVRKNYLARYNKEKENEEFEKVVIILDEQFLKKIKDRHQISVSSSKPTEAFLTFEKNDLIPNFIQSLSPYYNQTGDIDDTFSDIKREELVFILLKLKPELATIFFDFNVPEKINLEKFMLHNYKFNVSLERFAYLTGRSLSSFKRDFVKIFNTTPSHWLTQKRLEEAYFLIEKKDKKPSDIYLDLGFEDLSHFSFAFKKLFGFAPKKLMEQK
- a CDS encoding MBL fold metallo-hydrolase; its protein translation is MKKSIQRFKKIMITFFIIIFLLATITYLYLQLSQFGENPSGKRLVEIEKSAHFKNDRFNNLVERPTLSEGYTMLGEMYSVVFKEYPRREPKDSLPSVRTDLKNIPLNSNALVWFGHSSVFMQLEGKKILIDPVFSGKASPLPWGVSAYKGSDIYTVADMPEIDYLFISHDHYDHLDYETIIGLKDKVKHVVCGLGVGAHFERWSYKPEQIIEKDWNKKIELDHNFTIFTESSHHESGRGFVRGKTLWMSYLIQTPSLKIYISGDGGFDDRFKKIGEKFGPIDWAILECGQYDKAWQSVHNLPEEVAQAAVDLGAKNMIPVHNSKFTLGKHAWDEPLKKITQLSLNKPYRLVTPMIGQEVDLNNNQQPFKRWWENVN
- a CDS encoding aldehyde reductase translates to MKFALLIRIKMTNSNKDKTVLVTGGSGFVGIHCILQLLEQGYTVKTTLRSMNRQEEVKDMLRFGGISSFENLSFIEANLSKDDNWNEAVKNCDYVLHVATPISLEVPKDENDVILPAVEGTLRVLKAAKEAGVKRVVLTSSFAAVGYSHNDPKTLITEESWTDPTDKTLSAYLKSKTLAEKAAWNYIANEGKGLELSVINPMGIFGPSLGPDISSGFEVLKQMLDGTMKAIPKVSFGIVDVRDVADLHLRAMINPAANGERFLAFAGEIISLPEIAQLLKNKLGNKASKVSTTILPNWAVRIIALFNDKAKNIVPQLNRIKNASNLKAKTTLNWKPRTSEEALLASAESLFQFGGVKI
- a CDS encoding NAD-dependent epimerase/dehydratase family protein — its product is MKVIITGATGMVGEGVLFECLENDAVKKVLMVNRKPSPVKHPKLTELIVPNFMDLSVFEAQLTGYDACFYCAGISSVGMDEAKFTQITYDTTISFASKLASLNPNMVFTYVSGSHTDSSEKGRVMWARVKGKTENDLLKLPFKKAYNFRPGFMKPFKGQKNVKAFFKPLIFLFPILLPTKSLTLKQVGQAMINCVVRGYSKNILEIDDIKIAAK